One part of the Cytophagia bacterium CHB2 genome encodes these proteins:
- the rplM gene encoding 50S ribosomal protein L13 produces MKTYMPGKGEITRKWYVVDAKDKVLGRLASQIAHILRGKHKPQFAPHTDVGDFVVVINADKVMLTGKKAGWKTYTHFTGYPGGLRKELFVDMLKRKPELVIERAVKGMLPHNTLGHQQLLKMKVYAGDQHPHAAQKPEPLELK; encoded by the coding sequence TTGAAGACGTATATGCCCGGCAAGGGCGAGATCACGCGAAAATGGTACGTCGTTGACGCCAAAGACAAAGTGCTGGGGCGGCTCGCCAGCCAGATCGCTCACATTCTGCGCGGCAAGCACAAGCCGCAATTTGCGCCGCACACCGACGTCGGCGATTTTGTCGTTGTTATCAATGCCGATAAAGTCATGCTCACCGGCAAGAAAGCGGGATGGAAAACCTACACGCATTTCACCGGCTATCCCGGCGGTTTGCGCAAGGAATTGTTTGTGGACATGCTGAAACGCAAACCCGAGTTGGTGATCGAGCGCGCGGTCAAAGGCATGCTGCCGCACAACACCCTGGGCCACCAGCAATTGCTCAAAATGAAAGTCTATGCCGGCGACCAGCATCCGCACGCCGCACAAAAACCCGAACCGCTAGAGCTTAAATAA
- the rpsI gene encoding 30S ribosomal protein S9 encodes MKTVAFVTVGRRKHSQARVRMSPGEGKVVVNQKPLLDYFKRETLKMIIEQPLHATETFGKYDIVANVDGGGLTGQAGALRMGIARALLQAGEYRKTLKVAGFLTRDSRMKERKKYGQKGARKRFQFSKR; translated from the coding sequence ATGAAAACCGTAGCATTTGTTACCGTGGGACGGCGTAAACACTCGCAAGCGCGCGTGCGCATGTCGCCCGGCGAAGGAAAAGTCGTCGTCAATCAAAAGCCGCTGCTGGATTATTTTAAGCGCGAAACGCTGAAGATGATCATCGAGCAGCCGTTGCACGCGACGGAAACGTTCGGCAAATACGACATTGTGGCGAACGTTGACGGCGGCGGACTGACCGGCCAGGCCGGCGCTTTGCGCATGGGCATTGCCCGCGCGCTGTTGCAAGCCGGCGAGTATCGCAAAACGCTCAAAGTCGCCGGTTTTCTCACGCGCGATTCCCGCATGAAAGAGCGCAAGAAATACGGCCAAAAAGGCGCGCGCAAGCGTTTCCAATTCTCCAAGCGTTAG